A portion of the Pseudomonas sp. PSE14 genome contains these proteins:
- a CDS encoding GNAT family N-acetyltransferase, whose protein sequence is MTDTALTILHNPTLSDAQCAGIAALYRAVGWGSPGTTQEIRELYEFSSYTLLVQDGEQVTGLLRAESETAQTTWLAEIAVLPGFQSCGVGRLLMARFIADHPQRTLYTDATEGVEEFFLRHGIALRRPRVPGPRKVDA, encoded by the coding sequence ATGACCGACACAGCGCTGACGATTCTGCACAACCCGACACTAAGCGATGCGCAGTGCGCCGGGATCGCCGCGCTCTATCGCGCGGTGGGCTGGGGTTCGCCCGGCACGACACAGGAAATACGCGAGCTCTACGAATTCTCCAGCTACACCCTGCTGGTCCAGGACGGCGAACAGGTCACCGGCCTGCTGCGGGCCGAGAGCGAAACGGCACAGACCACCTGGCTGGCGGAAATCGCCGTGCTACCGGGATTCCAGTCATGCGGTGTGGGACGCCTGCTGATGGCGCGTTTCATCGCTGACCATCCGCAGCGCACGCTCTACACGGACGCCACCGAGGGCGTGGAGGAGTTCTTCCTGCGCCACGGCATCGCCCTGCGCCGGCCACGGGTGCCGGGGCCGCGCAAGGTGGATGCTTGA
- a CDS encoding hydrolase — MTIPSPFKPAWWLPGPHLQTLYGSLLRQLPSLARTRERLWLEDGDFIDLDWHGPHEADTPLVLALHGLTGSSSSHYILGLQQQLAAQGWASVALNWRGCSGESNLLPRGYHSGVSEDLASVIAHVRAKRPMAPLYAVGYSLGGNVLLKHLGESSDSCPLKGAVAVSVPFRLDQCADRIGIGFSRVYQAHFMRELVAYVQTKRQAFAAGGHAEKLAALERLGPLDGMRTFWDFDDRVTAPLHGFADVHDYYRRASSRYYLGGIRVPTLVIQSSDDPFIHAQSIPQAGELSASTELELLAHGGHVGFIGGSPGRPDYYLERRIPQWLRQRHGA, encoded by the coding sequence ATGACTATACCCTCCCCGTTCAAACCCGCCTGGTGGCTCCCCGGCCCGCACCTGCAGACGCTCTACGGCTCCCTCCTGCGCCAGTTGCCGAGCCTTGCCCGCACCCGCGAGCGACTGTGGCTGGAGGATGGTGACTTCATCGACCTGGACTGGCACGGCCCGCATGAAGCCGATACGCCGCTGGTGCTGGCACTGCATGGGCTGACCGGCTCCTCGTCCTCGCACTACATCCTCGGCCTGCAGCAGCAACTGGCAGCGCAGGGTTGGGCCAGCGTGGCGCTGAACTGGCGGGGCTGTTCGGGGGAATCGAACCTGCTGCCGCGCGGCTACCACTCCGGCGTCAGCGAGGACCTTGCCTCGGTGATCGCCCACGTCCGCGCCAAACGGCCCATGGCGCCGCTGTATGCGGTGGGCTATTCGCTGGGTGGCAACGTGCTGCTCAAGCACCTGGGCGAATCCTCGGACAGCTGCCCGCTGAAGGGCGCGGTGGCGGTGTCGGTGCCGTTCCGCCTGGATCAGTGCGCCGACCGCATCGGCATCGGGTTCTCCAGGGTCTATCAGGCGCACTTCATGCGCGAGCTGGTTGCCTATGTGCAGACCAAGCGCCAGGCCTTCGCCGCCGGCGGCCATGCGGAGAAGCTCGCCGCGCTGGAGCGCCTCGGCCCGCTGGACGGCATGCGTACCTTCTGGGATTTCGACGACCGGGTGACCGCGCCGCTGCACGGGTTCGCCGATGTCCACGACTACTATCGACGGGCGTCCAGCCGCTATTACCTGGGCGGCATCCGCGTGCCGACCCTGGTCATCCAGTCCAGCGACGATCCCTTCATCCACGCGCAGAGCATTCCGCAGGCCGGCGAGCTCTCGGCCTCCACCGAGCTGGAGCTGCTGGCCCACGGCGGCCATGTCGGCTTCATCGGCGGCTCGCCAGGGCGGCCGGACTACTATCTGGAACGCCGCATCCCGCAATGGCTGCGGCAGCGGCACGGAGCCTGA
- the rsmD gene encoding 16S rRNA (guanine(966)-N(2))-methyltransferase RsmD, whose product MSKRPGGAPRAAQRPHGGQGQLRIIGGEWRSRRFAFPDGPGLRPTPDRVRETLFNWLAAYVPGARVLDPFAGSGALFLEALSRGASAGLALDTNAEAATALRGHLGTLQCTSGQVLLTDALRYLEGQPPAPFDLVFLDPPFHQDLLQNACRLLEERGWLAKDAWVYTESEAAPSSLGLPANWRLHREKKAGAVNYALWQREES is encoded by the coding sequence ATGAGCAAACGACCCGGCGGCGCCCCGCGCGCCGCACAACGTCCCCACGGCGGCCAGGGCCAGCTGCGCATCATCGGCGGCGAGTGGCGCAGCCGGCGTTTCGCCTTCCCCGACGGCCCGGGCCTGCGCCCGACCCCGGACCGCGTGCGCGAGACCCTGTTCAACTGGCTGGCCGCCTACGTCCCCGGCGCCCGCGTGCTGGACCCCTTCGCCGGCAGCGGCGCGCTGTTCCTCGAAGCCCTGTCCCGCGGCGCCAGCGCGGGCCTGGCGCTGGACACCAACGCCGAAGCGGCAACCGCCCTGCGCGGCCACCTCGGCACCCTCCAGTGCACCAGCGGCCAGGTCCTGCTGACCGACGCCCTGCGCTACCTGGAGGGTCAGCCGCCAGCCCCGTTCGACCTGGTATTCCTCGACCCGCCCTTCCACCAGGACCTGCTGCAGAACGCCTGCCGTCTGCTGGAAGAACGTGGCTGGCTGGCCAAGGACGCCTGGGTCTACACCGAAAGCGAAGCCGCGCCGTCCAGCCTCGGCCTGCCGGCCAACTGGCGGCTGCACCGGGAGAAGAAGGCCGGGGCGGTGAACTACGCGTTGTGGCAGCGCGAGGAGTCCTGA
- a CDS encoding pitrilysin family protein gives MSERNGLRYGLVGLIVILLIAGLVLFVSRPAANTEVAKPAPEASAPTGLQSLAEAAGKAPSHRKLNIQQWQTAEGARVLFVEAHELPMFDLRLTFAAGSSQDGDTYGLAMLTNAMLNEGVPGKDTSAIAAGFDDLGANFGNGSYRDMAVASLRSLSEPAKRDAALALFDQVIGQPTFPEDALVRIKNQVLAGLEYQKQNPGKLAGLELFKRLYGDHPYAHSSDGNEKSIPKITTAQLRAFHQKAYAAGNVVIALVGDLTREQAESIANRVSQSLPKGPALPAPAEPQTPKAGVTHIEFPSKQTQLMLAQLGITRDDPDYAALYLGNQILGGGGFGSRLMDQVREKRGLTYGVYSGFTGMQSRGPFTIGLQTRAEMSEGTLKLVQDIVRDYLDKGPTQKELDDAKRELAGSFPLSTASNADIVGQLGAIGFYNLPLDYLETFLSQVQALSVEQVQQAMRRHLDPNAFVIVTTGPTVPQKPLPPPTEKPAAQPAGVPEH, from the coding sequence ATGAGTGAACGCAATGGCCTGCGCTACGGCCTGGTCGGGCTGATCGTCATCCTGCTGATCGCCGGACTGGTACTCTTCGTTTCCCGCCCCGCCGCCAATACCGAGGTCGCCAAGCCGGCGCCCGAGGCGAGTGCCCCCACCGGCCTGCAATCCCTCGCCGAAGCCGCCGGCAAGGCCCCCAGCCACCGCAAGCTGAACATCCAGCAGTGGCAGACCGCCGAAGGCGCCCGCGTGCTCTTCGTCGAAGCCCATGAGCTGCCGATGTTCGACCTGCGCCTGACCTTCGCCGCCGGCAGCAGCCAGGATGGCGACACCTACGGCCTGGCCATGCTGACCAACGCCATGCTCAACGAAGGCGTGCCCGGCAAGGACACCAGTGCCATCGCCGCCGGCTTCGACGACCTGGGCGCCAACTTCGGCAACGGCTCCTACCGCGACATGGCGGTGGCCAGCCTGCGCAGCCTGAGCGAGCCGGCCAAGCGCGACGCCGCGCTGGCGCTGTTCGACCAGGTGATCGGCCAGCCGACCTTCCCCGAGGACGCCCTGGTACGCATCAAGAACCAGGTGCTGGCGGGCCTCGAGTACCAGAAGCAGAACCCCGGCAAGCTGGCGGGTCTTGAGCTGTTCAAGCGGCTTTATGGCGATCACCCTTACGCCCACTCCAGCGACGGTAACGAGAAGTCGATCCCGAAGATCACCACCGCCCAGCTGCGCGCCTTCCACCAGAAGGCCTACGCCGCCGGCAACGTAGTCATCGCGCTGGTCGGCGACCTGACCCGCGAGCAGGCCGAGAGCATCGCCAACCGCGTCTCCCAGTCGTTGCCCAAGGGCCCTGCCCTGCCGGCCCCGGCCGAGCCGCAGACGCCGAAGGCCGGCGTCACCCATATCGAGTTCCCGTCCAAGCAGACCCAGCTGATGCTGGCGCAGCTGGGCATCACCCGTGACGACCCGGACTACGCCGCGCTTTACCTGGGCAACCAGATCCTTGGCGGTGGCGGCTTCGGCTCCCGGCTGATGGACCAGGTGCGCGAGAAGCGCGGCCTGACCTACGGCGTCTACTCCGGATTCACCGGCATGCAGTCGCGCGGGCCCTTCACCATCGGCCTGCAGACCCGCGCCGAAATGAGCGAAGGCACCCTCAAGCTGGTCCAGGACATCGTCCGCGACTACCTCGACAAGGGCCCGACGCAAAAGGAACTGGACGACGCCAAGCGCGAACTGGCCGGCAGCTTCCCGCTGTCCACCGCGAGCAACGCCGACATCGTCGGCCAACTGGGCGCCATTGGCTTCTACAACCTGCCGCTGGACTACCTGGAAACCTTCCTCAGCCAGGTGCAGGCACTGAGCGTCGAGCAGGTGCAGCAGGCCATGCGCCGCCACCTCGACCCGAACGCCTTCGTCATCGTCACCACCGGCCCGACCGTGCCGCAGAAGCCGCTGCCGCCGCCCACCGAAAAACCCGCCGCGCAACCTGCCGGCGTACCGGAGCACTGA
- a CDS encoding pitrilysin family protein produces MKTPARRHAGLLLGSLLLPLMAVAADPQPTHEYTLDNGLKVVVREDHRAPVVVSQLWYKVGSSYETPGLTGLSHALEHMMFKGSRKLGPGEASLVLRELGADENAFTTDDYTAYYQVLARDRLPVALELEADRMAHLALPADQFNSEIEVIKEERRLRTDDKPNSLAFERFKAAAYPASGYRTPTIGWMADLQRMTIDDLRHWYQAWYAPNNATLVVVGDVSGDEVKALAQKYFGEIPKRDLPAARKPLELAEPGERRLTLHVRTQLPSLIMGFNVPSLGSTDNPREVNALRLLSAILDGGYSARLASRLERGEEIVTGASASYDAFARGDSLFFLSATPNVQTGKTLDQVEAALWQQLEELKKTPPSKEELERVRAQVIAGLVYERDSIASQASTIGELESVGLSWKLADQDLESLQAVTAEDIQKAARTYFTRSRLTLAQVLPEVATDKEPSHE; encoded by the coding sequence ATGAAAACCCCTGCACGCCGCCACGCCGGCCTGCTGCTCGGTTCCCTGTTGCTGCCGCTGATGGCGGTTGCCGCAGACCCACAGCCCACCCACGAATACACCCTGGACAACGGCCTGAAGGTCGTGGTCCGCGAAGACCACCGCGCACCCGTGGTGGTTTCCCAGCTCTGGTACAAGGTCGGCTCCAGCTACGAGACGCCCGGCCTCACCGGCCTGTCCCATGCCCTGGAACACATGATGTTCAAGGGCAGCCGCAAGCTCGGCCCCGGCGAAGCCTCGCTGGTGCTACGCGAACTCGGCGCAGATGAGAACGCCTTCACCACCGACGACTACACCGCCTATTACCAGGTGCTGGCCCGCGACCGCCTGCCGGTGGCGCTGGAGCTGGAAGCCGACCGCATGGCCCACCTCGCCCTGCCGGCCGACCAGTTCAACAGCGAAATCGAGGTGATCAAGGAGGAGCGTCGCCTGCGCACCGACGACAAGCCCAACTCGCTGGCCTTCGAGCGCTTCAAGGCCGCCGCCTACCCTGCCAGCGGCTACCGCACGCCGACCATCGGCTGGATGGCTGACCTGCAGCGCATGACCATCGACGACCTGCGCCACTGGTACCAGGCCTGGTACGCACCGAACAACGCCACCCTGGTGGTGGTCGGCGACGTCAGCGGCGACGAGGTGAAAGCCCTCGCGCAAAAGTACTTCGGCGAAATTCCCAAGCGCGACCTGCCTGCCGCGCGCAAGCCGCTGGAGCTGGCCGAACCCGGCGAGCGCCGCCTGACGCTGCACGTGCGCACCCAGCTGCCGAGCCTGATCATGGGCTTCAACGTGCCGAGCCTGGGCAGTACCGACAATCCGCGCGAGGTCAACGCCCTGCGCCTGCTCTCGGCGATCCTCGATGGCGGCTACAGCGCCCGCCTGGCTTCGCGCCTGGAGCGTGGCGAGGAAATCGTCACCGGTGCATCCGCCTCCTACGACGCCTTCGCCCGTGGCGACAGCCTGTTCTTCCTCTCCGCGACACCCAACGTGCAGACCGGCAAGACCCTCGACCAGGTCGAGGCCGCCCTCTGGCAGCAACTGGAAGAGCTGAAGAAAACCCCGCCGAGCAAGGAAGAACTGGAGCGCGTGCGCGCCCAGGTGATCGCCGGCCTGGTCTACGAGCGCGACTCCATCGCCAGCCAGGCCAGCACCATCGGCGAGCTGGAAAGCGTCGGCCTGTCCTGGAAGCTGGCCGATCAGGACCTGGAGTCCCTGCAGGCAGTCACCGCCGAGGACATCCAGAAAGCCGCCCGCACCTATTTCACCCGCTCCCGCCTGACCCTCGCCCAGGTCCTGCCGGAAGTCGCCACCGACAAGGAGCCGAGCCATGAGTGA
- the ftsY gene encoding signal recognition particle-docking protein FtsY translates to MFGSNDDKKAPPVGEKKGLFSWWRKKPQAEEQPAAEVAPQVEQPVAAEPVPAPEQAPAAQAEPVAPRAEPTPEPTPEPIVDVVPASVPVEPPVQPEPQPAPQPVVAEAPQPAVQPVEPAPVAAPAQPEPVAVVEAPAVIAQPEPEPAPQPEPEPQAKPAAAEPAKLGFFARLKQGLSKTSASIGEGMASLFLGKKAIDDDLLDELETRLLTADVGVEATTTIVQNLTKRVARKELADSEALYKALQEELTGLLRPVEQPLAIESGKQPYVILVVGVNGVGKTTTIGKLAKKLQLEGKKVMLAAGDTFRAAAVEQLQVWGERNNIAVIAQHTGADSASVIFDAVQAAKARGIDVLIADTAGRLHTKDNLMEELKKVRRVIGKLDETAPHEVLLVLDAGTGQNAINQAKQFNNAVELTGLALTKLDGTAKGGVIFALAKQFGLPIRYIGVGEGIDDLRTFEADAFVRALFETREIA, encoded by the coding sequence ATGTTTGGTTCCAACGACGACAAGAAGGCCCCGCCCGTCGGGGAAAAGAAAGGACTGTTCAGCTGGTGGCGCAAGAAGCCGCAGGCCGAGGAACAACCCGCCGCCGAAGTCGCGCCGCAGGTTGAACAGCCTGTTGCCGCCGAACCGGTTCCCGCACCCGAGCAGGCGCCTGCCGCCCAGGCCGAGCCGGTAGCCCCGCGCGCCGAGCCGACGCCTGAGCCGACCCCCGAACCGATAGTCGACGTGGTGCCGGCCAGCGTGCCGGTCGAGCCGCCGGTGCAGCCGGAGCCGCAGCCCGCTCCGCAGCCGGTCGTTGCCGAGGCGCCGCAGCCGGCCGTCCAGCCGGTCGAGCCTGCGCCCGTTGCCGCGCCCGCCCAGCCCGAGCCCGTGGCCGTGGTTGAAGCTCCCGCCGTGATCGCACAGCCGGAGCCCGAGCCCGCCCCGCAGCCGGAACCCGAACCGCAAGCCAAGCCTGCCGCGGCCGAACCGGCCAAGCTCGGCTTCTTCGCCCGCCTCAAGCAGGGCCTGTCGAAGACCAGCGCCAGCATCGGCGAGGGCATGGCCAGCCTGTTCCTGGGCAAGAAGGCCATCGACGACGACCTGCTGGACGAACTGGAAACCCGCCTGCTGACCGCCGACGTCGGCGTCGAGGCCACCACCACCATCGTGCAGAACCTGACCAAGCGCGTGGCGCGCAAGGAACTGGCCGACAGCGAGGCGCTGTACAAAGCCCTGCAGGAAGAACTGACCGGCCTGCTGCGTCCCGTGGAACAGCCGCTGGCCATCGAGTCCGGCAAGCAGCCCTATGTGATCCTGGTCGTCGGCGTGAACGGCGTCGGCAAGACCACCACCATCGGCAAGCTGGCTAAGAAGCTGCAGCTGGAAGGCAAGAAGGTCATGCTGGCCGCCGGCGATACCTTCCGTGCCGCTGCCGTTGAGCAACTGCAGGTGTGGGGCGAGCGCAACAACATCGCGGTGATCGCCCAGCACACCGGCGCCGATTCCGCCTCGGTGATCTTCGACGCCGTGCAGGCCGCCAAGGCCCGTGGCATTGACGTGCTGATCGCCGATACCGCCGGTCGCCTGCACACCAAGGACAACCTGATGGAAGAGCTGAAGAAGGTGCGCCGCGTGATCGGCAAGCTGGACGAGACGGCTCCCCACGAAGTCCTGCTGGTGCTCGACGCCGGCACCGGGCAGAACGCCATCAACCAGGCCAAGCAGTTCAACAACGCAGTGGAACTCACGGGCCTCGCCCTGACCAAACTGGACGGCACCGCCAAGGGCGGGGTGATCTTCGCCCTGGCCAAGCAGTTCGGCCTGCCGATCCGCTACATCGGCGTCGGCGAGGGGATCGACGATCTTCGAACCTTCGAGGCCGACGCCTTCGTCCGCGCACTCTTCGAGACCCGGGAGATCGCATGA
- the ftsE gene encoding cell division ATP-binding protein FtsE, with protein MIRFEQVGKRYPNGHVGLHEISFRVPRGEIMFVTGHSGAGKSTLLRLILAMERPTSGKLLLGGQDVSRISTAQIPFLRRQIGVVFQNHQLLNDRSVFDNVALPMQILGLPKPEIARRVEEALERVNLKEKAQDLPSDLSTGQQQRVGIARAVVHRPALLLADEPTGNLDPRLASEIMAVFEDINRLGTTVLIASHDLALIARMRHRMITLQRGRIIADREETA; from the coding sequence ATGATCCGTTTCGAGCAGGTTGGCAAACGCTATCCCAACGGCCATGTTGGCCTGCACGAGATTTCGTTCCGCGTGCCCCGCGGCGAGATCATGTTCGTCACCGGCCACTCCGGCGCGGGCAAGAGCACCCTGCTGCGCCTGATCCTGGCGATGGAGCGGCCCACCTCCGGCAAGCTGCTGCTCGGCGGGCAGGACGTGTCGCGCATCTCCACCGCGCAGATTCCGTTCCTCCGCCGGCAGATCGGCGTGGTGTTCCAGAACCACCAGCTGCTCAACGACCGCAGCGTGTTCGACAACGTCGCCCTGCCGATGCAGATCCTCGGCCTGCCCAAGCCGGAGATCGCCCGCCGCGTGGAAGAGGCGCTGGAACGGGTAAATCTCAAGGAGAAGGCCCAGGACCTGCCGTCCGACCTCTCCACCGGTCAGCAGCAGCGCGTCGGCATCGCCCGCGCGGTGGTGCACCGCCCGGCCCTGCTGCTCGCCGACGAGCCGACCGGCAACCTCGACCCGCGCCTGGCCTCGGAAATCATGGCCGTATTCGAAGACATCAATCGCCTGGGCACCACCGTGCTGATCGCCAGCCACGACCTGGCGCTGATCGCGCGGATGCGTCACCGGATGATCACCCTGCAGCGCGGCCGCATCATCGCCGACCGCGAGGAGACCGCCTGA
- the ftsX gene encoding permease-like cell division protein FtsX — translation MSANDLPHGPEEGTPQRNTRERPDEHENQDQSASLAAYVENHRASLADSLHRLFSHPFGSFFTCLVMGITLSLPMGLSLLLGNVERLGGSWQRAAQISLFLDLKATDSQGQDLREQIEKMPDVIEAQLISRDDALKELQEQSGLGEALKELPDNPLPAVISVTPKQIDKAQLDALRQRLSELPGVQQAQLDLVWVERLSAILKLGDRFVFGLTILLVLTLLLVIGNTIRLHIENRRNEIEVIKLVGGTDGYVRRPFLYMGALYGLGAGILSWALLAFGLNWLNDAVVNLAGLYGSDFGLAGVPVDDGLSLTVGAVLLGWIGAWLAVARHLRELAPR, via the coding sequence ATGAGCGCCAACGACCTGCCCCACGGCCCGGAAGAGGGCACGCCGCAGCGCAACACCCGCGAGCGCCCGGACGAGCACGAGAACCAGGACCAGAGCGCCTCGCTGGCCGCCTATGTGGAAAACCACCGCGCCAGCCTGGCCGACAGCCTGCACCGTCTGTTCAGCCATCCCTTCGGCAGTTTCTTCACCTGCCTGGTGATGGGCATTACCCTCAGCCTGCCCATGGGCCTGTCGCTGCTGCTGGGCAACGTCGAGCGCCTGGGCGGCTCCTGGCAGCGCGCCGCGCAGATTTCCCTGTTCCTCGACCTGAAGGCCACTGACAGCCAGGGCCAGGACCTGCGCGAACAGATCGAGAAAATGCCCGACGTGATCGAGGCGCAACTGATCAGCCGCGACGATGCGCTGAAAGAGCTGCAGGAACAGTCCGGCCTGGGGGAAGCTCTGAAGGAGCTACCCGACAACCCGCTGCCGGCGGTGATTTCGGTGACTCCCAAGCAGATCGACAAGGCCCAGCTGGATGCCTTGCGTCAACGCCTGTCCGAACTGCCGGGCGTACAACAGGCGCAGCTGGACCTGGTCTGGGTCGAGCGCCTGTCGGCGATCCTCAAGCTGGGCGACCGCTTCGTCTTCGGCCTGACGATCCTGCTGGTGCTGACCCTGCTCCTGGTCATCGGCAACACCATCCGCCTGCACATTGAAAACCGCCGTAACGAAATCGAGGTGATCAAGCTGGTCGGCGGGACGGACGGTTACGTGCGCCGCCCCTTCCTCTATATGGGCGCCTTGTACGGCCTGGGCGCGGGCATCCTGTCCTGGGCGCTGCTGGCCTTCGGCCTGAACTGGCTGAACGACGCGGTGGTCAACCTGGCCGGGCTCTACGGCAGCGACTTCGGCCTGGCCGGGGTGCCGGTGGACGATGGCCTGTCGCTCACCGTCGGCGCCGTGCTGCTGGGCTGGATCGGCGCCTGGCTGGCCGTGGCGCGGCACCTGCGCGAGCTGGCGCCCCGCTGA
- the rpoH gene encoding RNA polymerase sigma factor RpoH, with the protein MTTSLQPVYALVPGANLESYVHSVNSIPLLSPEQERELAERLFYQQDLEAARQMVLAHLRFVVHIARSYSGYGLAQADLIQEGNVGLMKAVKRFNPEMGVRLVSFAVHWIKAEIHEFILRNWRIVKVATTKAQRKLFFNLRSQKKRLAWLSNDEVNSVAESLGVEAREVREMESRLTGQDMAFDPAADADDESAYQSPAHYLEDHRYDPARQLEEADWSDSSTASLHEALEGLDERSRDILYQRWLAEEKATLHDLAAKYNVSAERIRQLEKNAMNKLKGRIEA; encoded by the coding sequence ATGACCACTTCTCTGCAACCTGTTTATGCCCTGGTTCCCGGTGCAAACCTGGAATCCTATGTGCACTCGGTGAACAGCATTCCGCTGTTGTCGCCGGAGCAGGAGCGCGAACTGGCCGAACGCCTCTTCTATCAGCAAGATCTGGAAGCGGCACGGCAAATGGTTCTGGCGCACCTGCGCTTCGTCGTGCACATCGCCCGGAGTTATTCCGGGTACGGCCTGGCTCAGGCCGATCTGATCCAGGAAGGCAACGTCGGCCTGATGAAGGCCGTGAAGCGCTTCAACCCGGAAATGGGTGTGCGCCTGGTGTCGTTCGCCGTCCATTGGATCAAGGCGGAAATCCATGAGTTCATCCTGCGTAACTGGCGGATCGTGAAAGTCGCGACCACCAAGGCGCAGCGCAAGCTGTTCTTCAACCTGCGCAGCCAGAAGAAGCGTCTGGCCTGGCTGAGCAACGACGAAGTGAACAGCGTCGCCGAAAGCCTGGGCGTCGAAGCCCGCGAAGTCCGCGAGATGGAAAGCCGTCTCACCGGGCAGGACATGGCCTTCGACCCGGCGGCCGATGCCGACGACGAAAGTGCCTACCAGTCTCCGGCGCATTACCTGGAAGACCATCGCTACGACCCGGCGCGCCAGCTGGAGGAAGCGGACTGGAGCGATAGCTCCACCGCCAGCCTGCACGAGGCGCTGGAAGGCCTGGACGAACGCAGTCGCGACATCCTCTACCAGCGTTGGCTGGCCGAGGAGAAGGCGACGCTGCACGACCTGGCGGCCAAGTACAACGTGTCCGCCGAGCGCATCCGGCAGTTGGAAAAGAACGCGATGAACAAACTCAAGGGTCGCATCGAAGCCTGA
- the mtgA gene encoding monofunctional biosynthetic peptidoglycan transglycosylase translates to MPKLLRRLLKIALWFVAISVALVIVLRWVPPPGSMLMVERKIESWFDGEPIDLQRSWRSWDELPEDLKIAVIAGEDQKFADHHGFDLPAIQQALAHNGHGGSVRGASTISQQVAKNVFLWSGRSWIRKGFEAWFTLLIETFWPKQRILEVYLNSVEWDSGVFGAQAAARHHFGVDAQRLSRQQASLLAAVLPNPRKWSASHPGAYVRQRAAWIRQQMWQLGGDDYLGRL, encoded by the coding sequence ATGCCCAAGCTGCTCCGCCGCCTGCTCAAGATTGCGCTCTGGTTCGTCGCCATCAGCGTGGCGCTGGTCATCGTCCTGCGCTGGGTGCCGCCACCGGGCAGCATGCTGATGGTGGAACGCAAGATCGAGTCCTGGTTCGACGGCGAACCGATCGACCTGCAGCGCAGTTGGCGCTCCTGGGACGAACTGCCGGAAGACCTGAAGATCGCGGTAATTGCCGGCGAGGACCAGAAATTCGCCGACCACCATGGCTTCGACCTGCCGGCGATCCAGCAGGCACTGGCCCATAACGGGCACGGCGGCAGCGTGCGGGGTGCCAGCACCATCAGCCAGCAGGTGGCGAAGAACGTCTTCCTCTGGTCCGGACGCAGTTGGATTCGCAAGGGTTTCGAGGCCTGGTTCACCCTGCTGATCGAGACCTTCTGGCCCAAGCAGCGGATTCTCGAGGTTTACCTGAACAGCGTGGAGTGGGACTCCGGGGTGTTCGGCGCCCAGGCCGCCGCGCGCCATCACTTCGGCGTCGACGCCCAGCGGCTGTCACGCCAGCAGGCGAGCCTGCTGGCCGCCGTGCTCCCCAACCCGCGCAAATGGAGCGCCAGCCACCCCGGCGCCTACGTGCGCCAGCGCGCCGCCTGGATTCGCCAGCAGATGTGGCAACTGGGCGGTGACGACTACCTCGGCCGACTGTAA
- a CDS encoding DUF423 domain-containing protein has translation MLRIFLMLAAFFGFTGVALGAFAAHGLKSRLTPEYLAVFQTGVHYQMLHALALLGVALLSVQVGGALVKWAGWAFVAGILLFSGSLYLLTLAGLSVGIVTPIGGLFFLIGWSLLLAAAARLG, from the coding sequence ATGCTGCGCATCTTCCTCATGCTTGCCGCCTTTTTTGGCTTCACCGGCGTGGCCCTTGGTGCTTTTGCCGCCCACGGCCTGAAAAGTCGCCTGACGCCGGAGTACCTGGCGGTGTTCCAGACCGGCGTTCACTACCAGATGCTGCACGCCCTGGCCCTGCTGGGCGTGGCGCTGCTCTCGGTGCAGGTCGGCGGCGCGCTGGTGAAATGGGCTGGCTGGGCCTTCGTCGCCGGTATCCTGCTGTTTTCCGGCAGCCTTTACCTGCTGACCCTGGCGGGCTTGAGTGTGGGTATCGTCACGCCGATCGGCGGCCTGTTCTTCCTCATCGGCTGGTCGCTGCTGCTGGCCGCGGCCGCGCGCCTGGGCTGA
- the thiS gene encoding sulfur carrier protein ThiS, protein MRILLNGESFELPDGQTVANLLERLDLTGKRVAVELNLDIVPRSQHAATALSEGDQVEVVHAIGGG, encoded by the coding sequence ATGCGTATTTTGTTGAACGGCGAATCTTTCGAGCTGCCCGACGGCCAGACCGTCGCCAACCTGCTCGAGCGTCTCGACCTCACCGGCAAGCGTGTCGCGGTCGAGCTCAATCTGGACATCGTGCCGCGCAGCCAGCACGCCGCCACCGCCCTGAGCGAAGGCGACCAGGTGGAAGTGGTGCATGCCATCGGCGGCGGCTAG